A genome region from Flavobacterium sp. CFS9 includes the following:
- the rpmB gene encoding 50S ribosomal protein L28, with protein MSRVCDLTGKRAMVGNNVSHAMNKTKRKFSVNLVKKRFYLPEEDRWITLRVAASTIKTINKNGITAVLKKAQSEGFIK; from the coding sequence ATGTCAAGAGTTTGTGACCTTACAGGTAAAAGAGCGATGGTAGGAAATAACGTTTCTCACGCTATGAACAAAACTAAGAGAAAGTTTTCTGTAAACTTAGTTAAAAAGCGTTTTTATCTTCCAGAAGAAGATAGATGGATTACTCTTAGAGTAGCAGCATCTACGATAAAAACAATTAATAAAAATGGAATCACTGCTGTTTTGAAAAAAGCACAGTCAGAAGGATTTATCAAATAA
- the rpmG gene encoding 50S ribosomal protein L33, whose translation MAKKGNRIQVILECTEHKTTGVAGTSRYITTKNKKNTPDRLEIKKFNPILKRVTVHKEIK comes from the coding sequence ATGGCAAAGAAAGGTAATAGAATCCAGGTGATTTTAGAATGTACTGAGCACAAGACTACTGGTGTTGCAGGTACTTCAAGATACATAACAACTAAGAACAAAAAAAATACTCCGGACAGATTAGAGATTAAAAAATTTAATCCAATCTTGAAGCGTGTAACTGTTCATAAAGAAATTAAGTAA